The Siniperca chuatsi isolate FFG_IHB_CAS linkage group LG12, ASM2008510v1, whole genome shotgun sequence genome has a segment encoding these proteins:
- the mcf2lb gene encoding guanine nucleotide exchange factor DBS isoform X4 produces the protein MEQEEKSEQEVDWDSKMGGEEMEDSGFLVEEDVEVALDSGFCMEVDLELSLAGQASPSLARGDRNISVCKGTISNDEIMQLDSSPLCAADITPDLKKQFAFLSGGRGDNGSPIIVFPEFPAFGEITDREFHNVLTYLTSVPSLSSTDVGFILVIDRRQDRWAAVKGTLLRIAGSFPGNLQLVLVLRPTTLLQRTLSDILFKFNKDEFKMKVPVIMLSSITELHSYINRTQLTQELGGAQEYCHEKWISHRTAIEGFALMVKKTAQTLQSFGTELAETELPNDIQATTILMSTHTNKKAKMKDDLLVALGQGSKLLESINEPVVRDPDHNMNQDELENMATVQRLLSQLDETERAFDEFWVRHQTKLEQCLQLRHFEHNYREVRALLDQVSEKLATFSEVGISPAHVDHIFCELTTYEERVCEVLDKALSLAREGDELIQNSHYAEDSIQPKCSELRAISENVCSNLRAKRDHFLKAIELHHCLERASKWVDDGIYLLASQPVDKCQSHEGAELALQELERYLDNAGQNQLTDLSTIWSEYEAVLNQHFRDQVDKVFQKQASMQEMFDKRRVSLKKLAAKQTRPVQPVAPRPEAFIKSPLSSPAHRDQQEKNCSETDPGNNCEKGNGQLQNGDSNSRHASLSEEEENLAVLRRHVMNELLETERAYVEELLCVLQGYASEMDNPAMVHLIPAPLQNKKEVLFGNMPEIYHFHKRTFLRELEQYTDCPELVGRCFLERMTDLQIYEKYCHNKPRSESLWRQCSDCAFFQECQKKLEHKLGLDSYLLKPVQRITKYQLLLKEMLKYSKSCAGTNDLQEALTSILGILKAVNDSMHLIAITGYEGNLSELGKLLMQGSFSVWTEHKKGHAKVKDLARFKPMQRHLFLHEKALLFCKRREENGEGYEKAPSYSFKQSLNMSAVGITENAKGDNKKFEIWCNSREEVYIVQAPTAEVKTTWVNEIRKVLTTQLEACRASQQRAPDQVFQFPPVLSGSVSLSPFKSGQKSFKRGEEKKAEPCSPDANSSSVPKPTGKDEAVTSPTSDRAAVAKKRFTLQGFSNLKVQKGSPSSPDHKTKRQSDPTPFGFKDAGPPPLYLSRARWFSTSSLLQTKWRGWKKASLSLDASEEHDGYSSAEDPLNSDPEDDNSKKLCAGKYTVMADYEKGGAQELSVKSGEMVQLVKEEDDGQWLVRNLSTSVEGWITAANLIMLIGKSKSCQSLTSSEGSGSGNLSTSSSCSETYTSFSDIKP, from the exons ATGGAACAAGAGGAGAAGAGTGAACAAGAAGTAGACTGGGACAGTaagatgggaggagaggagatggaaGATTCAGGCTTCTTGGTGGAGGAGGATGTTGAGGTCGCGTTAGACTCTGGGTTTTGCATGGAAGTGGACTTGGAGCTGAGTTTAGCAGGACAG GCTTCACCTTCCTTAGCAAGAGGGGACAGAAACATCTCTGTATGTAAGGGGACCATTTCTAATG ATGAGATCATGCAGCTGGACAGCAGTCCCCTCTGTGCTGCTGACATCACCCCTGACCTCAAGAAGCAGTTTGCCTTCCTTTCAG GAGGTAGAGGAGATAATGGCAGCCCCATCATTGTGTTCCCAGAATTCCCTGCGTTTGGAGAGATCACAGACAGAGAGTTTCACAACGTGCTGACCTACCTGACTAGCGTGCCCAG TTTGTCTTCGACAGACGTGGGTTTCATCTTGGTGATTGATCGCCGGCAAGACCGATGGGCGGCTGTCAAAGGGACCCTGCTTCGTATCGCA GGCTCCTTCCCAGGGAACCTCCAGCTGGTTCTGGTCCTGAGGCCCACCACCCTCCTGCAGCGTACACTCTCAGACATCCTCTTCAAGTTCAACAAGGATGAGTTCAAGATGAAGGTGCCG GTGATCATGCTGAGCTCGATAACTGAGCTGCACTCCTACATCAACCGCACTCAGCTGACCCAGGAACTCGGGGGAGCGCAGGAGTACTGCCATGAGAAGTGGATCTCTCACCGCACT GCTATTGAAGGCTTTGCATTGATGGTAAAGAAAACAGCACAGACCCTGCAGTCGTTTGGGACTGAGCTGGCTGAAACTGAACTCCCCAATGATATCCAGGCCACAACCATCCTGATgagcacacacaccaacaagaAAGCCAAAATGAAG GACGATCTGCTGGTGGCTCTGGGTCAGGGCAGCAAGCTGCTGGAGAGCATCAATGAGCCTGTAGTGCGAGACCCCGACCACAACATGAACCAGGATGAACTGGAGAACATGGCTACAGTGCAACG ACTGCTGTCTCAGCTGGATGAGACAGAAAGGGCTTTCGATGAGTTCTGGGTGAGGCATCAGACCAAACTGGAGCAGTGTCTCCAATTGCGCCACTTTGAGCACAACTACAGAGAG GTGAGGGCTCTGCTGGATCAGGTGTCTGAGAAACTTGCAACCTTCTCTGAGGTGGGAATCAGCCCAGCCCATGTTGACCATATCTTCTGTGAACTCACCACCTATGAGGAGAGAGTCTGT GAGGTGCTGGACAAAGCCTTGTCGTTGGCCCGTGAGGGTGATGAACTGATCCAGAACTCCCACTATGCTGAGGACTCCATTCAGCCCAAATGCAGCGAGCTCAGAGCGATCAGTGAGAATGTGTGCAGCAACCTGAGGGCCAAGAGGGACCACTTCCTCAAAGCCATAGAGCTGCACCATTGTTTGGAGAGG GCTTCTAAATGGGTTGATGATGGTATATACCTGCTGGCGTCTCAGCCAGTAGACAAGTGTCAATCACATGAGGGGGCGGAGTTAGCCCTGCAGGAGCTGGAGCGTTACCTGGATAACGCAGGCCAGAACCAACTGACAGACCTCAGTACCATCTGGAGCGAATATGAGGCAGTGCTCAACCAGCATTTCAGG GACCAAGTGGACAAGGTTTTCCAGAAGCAGGCGTCCATGCAGGAGATGTTTGACAAGAGGAGAGTCAGCCTGAAGAAGCTAGCAGCCAAACAGACCAGGCCGGTGCAGCCGGTGGCTCCCAGACCCGAAGCCTTCATCAAATCCCCTCTCAGCTCGCCTG CACACAGAGACCAGCAGGAGAAAAACTGCTCAGAGACAGACCCTGGGAACAACTGTGAGAAA GGAAACGGCCAACTGCAGAACGGAGACAGTAACAGCAGACATGCCTCTCtatcagaggaggaggagaacctGGCAGTGCTCAGGAG gcaCGTTATGAACGAGCTGCTGGAAACTGAGAGAGCCTATGTGGAGGAGCTGCTCTGTGTATTACAG GGATATGCCTCTGAGATGGATAATCCAGCAATGGTTCACCTCATCCCCGCTCCTTTGCAGAACAAAAAGGAGGTTCTGTTTGGCAACATGCCAGAAATCTACCACTTCCACAAGAG GACATTTCTGAGGGAGTTGGAGCAGTACACCGACTGCCCAGAGTTAGTTGGAAGGTGTTTTTTAGAGAGG ATGACAGACCTGCAGATCTATGAGAAGTACTGTCACAACAAGCCTCGCTCTGAAAGCCTTTGGAGGCAGTGCTCAGACTGCGCCTTCTTCCAG gagtgtCAGAAAAAGCTGGAGCATAAACTAGGTTTAGATTCGTATCTGCTGAAGCCTGTTCAGAGGATTACCAAATATCAGCTGCTACTGAAG GAAATGCTCAAGTACAGTAAGAGCTGTGCAGGGACCAATGACCTCCAGGAGGCACTGACGTCCATCTTAGGCATCCTCAAGGCTGTCAATGACTCCATGCACCTCATCGCTATTACAGGATATGAG GGTAATCTGAGTGAGCTGGGTAAGCTGCTGATGCAGGGGTCATTCAGCGTGTGGACAGAGCACAAGAAAGGTCATGCCAAGGTTAAGGATCTGGCCCGTTTCAAGCCCATGCAGAGGCACCTCTTCCTCCATGAGAAGGCACTGCTCTTCTgcaagaggagggaggagaacgGGGAAGGCTACGAGAAAGCTCCCTCATACAGCTTCAAACAATCTCTGAAT ATGAGTGCTGTTGGCATTACTGAGAATGCAAAGGGAGACAACAAGAAGTTTGAAATCTGGTGCAACTCCAGAGAAGAGGTCTATATTGTTCAG GCGCCAACGGCTGAAGTGAAAACCACTTGGGTAAATGAGATCAGGAAGGTTCTGACAACCCAGCTGGAAGCGTGCAGAG CCAGCCAGCAGAGGGCACCAGACCAGGTTTTCCAGTTCCCTCCTGTGCTCAGTGGATCAGTGAGTCTCAG TCCATTCAAGTCCGGTCAGAAGAGCTTTaaaaggggagaggagaagaaagctGAGCCCTGCAGCCCTGATGCCAACTCCTCTTCTGTACCAAAGCCCACAGGAAAAG ATGAGGCTGTGACAAGCCCTACCTCAGACAGAGCTGCTGTGGCTAAAAAGCGCTTTACTTTACAGGGATTCAGTAACCTCAAAGTTCAGAAAG GATCCCCCTCAAGCCCTGATCACAAGACGAAACGCCAGAGCGATCCCACACCATTCGGCTTCAAAG ATGCAGGTCCTCCCCCCCTCTACCTGAGCAGGGCCAGGTGGTTCAGCACCTCTAGTCTCTTACAGACAAAGTGGAGAG GCTGGAAAAAGGCCTCCCTGTCACTGGATGCCTCAGAGGAGCATGACGGCTATTCCAGTGCCGAGGATCCTCTTAACTCTGACCCAGAGGACGACAACAGCAAGAAGCTG TGTGCCGGCAAATATACAGTGATGGCTGACTATGAGAAGGGCGGCGCTCAAGAGCTCTCAGTGAAGAGCGGAGAAATGGTGCAGCTGGTcaaggaggaggatgatggacAGTG GCTTGTACGTAACCTGAGCACTTCTGTCGAGGGCTGGATCACAGCTGCTAACCTTATCATGCTCATTGGAAAGTCCAAGTCTTGCCAGTCTCTCACCAGCTCAg
- the mcf2lb gene encoding guanine nucleotide exchange factor DBS isoform X15, with the protein MEADSGSMENEETEAERGVEMDDQTEEVKKEEIEGALDVCLWPVEESGRNVRISLEEVERYYRFSRCCHWLCDEIMQLDSSPLCAADITPDLKKQFAFLSGGRGDNGSPIIVFPEFPAFGEITDREFHNVLTYLTSVPSLSSTDVGFILVIDRRQDRWAAVKGTLLRIAGSFPGNLQLVLVLRPTTLLQRTLSDILFKFNKDEFKMKVPVIMLSSITELHSYINRTQLTQELGGAQEYCHEKWISHRTAIEGFALMVKKTAQTLQSFGTELAETELPNDIQATTILMSTHTNKKAKMKDDLLVALGQGSKLLESINEPVVRDPDHNMNQDELENMATVQRLLSQLDETERAFDEFWVRHQTKLEQCLQLRHFEHNYREVRALLDQVSEKLATFSEVGISPAHVDHIFCELTTYEERVCEVLDKALSLAREGDELIQNSHYAEDSIQPKCSELRAISENVCSNLRAKRDHFLKAIELHHCLERASKWVDDGIYLLASQPVDKCQSHEGAELALQELERYLDNAGQNQLTDLSTIWSEYEAVLNQHFRDQVDKVFQKQASMQEMFDKRRVSLKKLAAKQTRPVQPVAPRPEAFIKSPLSSPAHRDQQEKNCSETDPGNNCEKGNGQLQNGDSNSRHASLSEEEENLAVLRRHVMNELLETERAYVEELLCVLQGYASEMDNPAMVHLIPAPLQNKKEVLFGNMPEIYHFHKRTFLRELEQYTDCPELVGRCFLERMTDLQIYEKYCHNKPRSESLWRQCSDCAFFQECQKKLEHKLGLDSYLLKPVQRITKYQLLLKEMLKYSKSCAGTNDLQEALTSILGILKAVNDSMHLIAITGYEGNLSELGKLLMQGSFSVWTEHKKGHAKVKDLARFKPMQRHLFLHEKALLFCKRREENGEGYEKAPSYSFKQSLNMSAVGITENAKGDNKKFEIWCNSREEVYIVQAPTAEVKTTWVNEIRKVLTTQLEACRASQQRAPDQVFQFPPVLSGSVSLSPFKSGQKSFKRGEEKKAEPCSPDANSSSVPKPTGKDEAVTSPTSDRAAVAKKRFTLQGFSNLKVQKGSPSSPDHKTKRQSDPTPFGFKDAGPPPLYLSRARWFSTSSLLQTKWRGWKKASLSLDASEEHDGYSSAEDPLNSDPEDDNSKKLCAGKYTVMADYEKGGAQELSVKSGEMVQLVKEEDDGQWLVRNLSTSVEGWITAANLIMLIGKSKSCQSLTSSEGSGSGNLSTSSSCSETYTSFSDIKP; encoded by the exons ATGGAGGCTGATTCAGGGTCAATGGAGAATGAAGAGActgaagcagagagaggagTAGAGATGGATGATCAAACTGAGGAGGTCAAAAAGGAAGAGATAGAGGGAGCattggatgtgtgtttgtggccaGTAGAGGAGAGTGGGCGTAATGTTCGGATCTCTCTGGAGGAGGTGGAAAGATACTACAGATTTTCCCGCTGCTGCCACTGGCTGTGTG ATGAGATCATGCAGCTGGACAGCAGTCCCCTCTGTGCTGCTGACATCACCCCTGACCTCAAGAAGCAGTTTGCCTTCCTTTCAG GAGGTAGAGGAGATAATGGCAGCCCCATCATTGTGTTCCCAGAATTCCCTGCGTTTGGAGAGATCACAGACAGAGAGTTTCACAACGTGCTGACCTACCTGACTAGCGTGCCCAG TTTGTCTTCGACAGACGTGGGTTTCATCTTGGTGATTGATCGCCGGCAAGACCGATGGGCGGCTGTCAAAGGGACCCTGCTTCGTATCGCA GGCTCCTTCCCAGGGAACCTCCAGCTGGTTCTGGTCCTGAGGCCCACCACCCTCCTGCAGCGTACACTCTCAGACATCCTCTTCAAGTTCAACAAGGATGAGTTCAAGATGAAGGTGCCG GTGATCATGCTGAGCTCGATAACTGAGCTGCACTCCTACATCAACCGCACTCAGCTGACCCAGGAACTCGGGGGAGCGCAGGAGTACTGCCATGAGAAGTGGATCTCTCACCGCACT GCTATTGAAGGCTTTGCATTGATGGTAAAGAAAACAGCACAGACCCTGCAGTCGTTTGGGACTGAGCTGGCTGAAACTGAACTCCCCAATGATATCCAGGCCACAACCATCCTGATgagcacacacaccaacaagaAAGCCAAAATGAAG GACGATCTGCTGGTGGCTCTGGGTCAGGGCAGCAAGCTGCTGGAGAGCATCAATGAGCCTGTAGTGCGAGACCCCGACCACAACATGAACCAGGATGAACTGGAGAACATGGCTACAGTGCAACG ACTGCTGTCTCAGCTGGATGAGACAGAAAGGGCTTTCGATGAGTTCTGGGTGAGGCATCAGACCAAACTGGAGCAGTGTCTCCAATTGCGCCACTTTGAGCACAACTACAGAGAG GTGAGGGCTCTGCTGGATCAGGTGTCTGAGAAACTTGCAACCTTCTCTGAGGTGGGAATCAGCCCAGCCCATGTTGACCATATCTTCTGTGAACTCACCACCTATGAGGAGAGAGTCTGT GAGGTGCTGGACAAAGCCTTGTCGTTGGCCCGTGAGGGTGATGAACTGATCCAGAACTCCCACTATGCTGAGGACTCCATTCAGCCCAAATGCAGCGAGCTCAGAGCGATCAGTGAGAATGTGTGCAGCAACCTGAGGGCCAAGAGGGACCACTTCCTCAAAGCCATAGAGCTGCACCATTGTTTGGAGAGG GCTTCTAAATGGGTTGATGATGGTATATACCTGCTGGCGTCTCAGCCAGTAGACAAGTGTCAATCACATGAGGGGGCGGAGTTAGCCCTGCAGGAGCTGGAGCGTTACCTGGATAACGCAGGCCAGAACCAACTGACAGACCTCAGTACCATCTGGAGCGAATATGAGGCAGTGCTCAACCAGCATTTCAGG GACCAAGTGGACAAGGTTTTCCAGAAGCAGGCGTCCATGCAGGAGATGTTTGACAAGAGGAGAGTCAGCCTGAAGAAGCTAGCAGCCAAACAGACCAGGCCGGTGCAGCCGGTGGCTCCCAGACCCGAAGCCTTCATCAAATCCCCTCTCAGCTCGCCTG CACACAGAGACCAGCAGGAGAAAAACTGCTCAGAGACAGACCCTGGGAACAACTGTGAGAAA GGAAACGGCCAACTGCAGAACGGAGACAGTAACAGCAGACATGCCTCTCtatcagaggaggaggagaacctGGCAGTGCTCAGGAG gcaCGTTATGAACGAGCTGCTGGAAACTGAGAGAGCCTATGTGGAGGAGCTGCTCTGTGTATTACAG GGATATGCCTCTGAGATGGATAATCCAGCAATGGTTCACCTCATCCCCGCTCCTTTGCAGAACAAAAAGGAGGTTCTGTTTGGCAACATGCCAGAAATCTACCACTTCCACAAGAG GACATTTCTGAGGGAGTTGGAGCAGTACACCGACTGCCCAGAGTTAGTTGGAAGGTGTTTTTTAGAGAGG ATGACAGACCTGCAGATCTATGAGAAGTACTGTCACAACAAGCCTCGCTCTGAAAGCCTTTGGAGGCAGTGCTCAGACTGCGCCTTCTTCCAG gagtgtCAGAAAAAGCTGGAGCATAAACTAGGTTTAGATTCGTATCTGCTGAAGCCTGTTCAGAGGATTACCAAATATCAGCTGCTACTGAAG GAAATGCTCAAGTACAGTAAGAGCTGTGCAGGGACCAATGACCTCCAGGAGGCACTGACGTCCATCTTAGGCATCCTCAAGGCTGTCAATGACTCCATGCACCTCATCGCTATTACAGGATATGAG GGTAATCTGAGTGAGCTGGGTAAGCTGCTGATGCAGGGGTCATTCAGCGTGTGGACAGAGCACAAGAAAGGTCATGCCAAGGTTAAGGATCTGGCCCGTTTCAAGCCCATGCAGAGGCACCTCTTCCTCCATGAGAAGGCACTGCTCTTCTgcaagaggagggaggagaacgGGGAAGGCTACGAGAAAGCTCCCTCATACAGCTTCAAACAATCTCTGAAT ATGAGTGCTGTTGGCATTACTGAGAATGCAAAGGGAGACAACAAGAAGTTTGAAATCTGGTGCAACTCCAGAGAAGAGGTCTATATTGTTCAG GCGCCAACGGCTGAAGTGAAAACCACTTGGGTAAATGAGATCAGGAAGGTTCTGACAACCCAGCTGGAAGCGTGCAGAG CCAGCCAGCAGAGGGCACCAGACCAGGTTTTCCAGTTCCCTCCTGTGCTCAGTGGATCAGTGAGTCTCAG TCCATTCAAGTCCGGTCAGAAGAGCTTTaaaaggggagaggagaagaaagctGAGCCCTGCAGCCCTGATGCCAACTCCTCTTCTGTACCAAAGCCCACAGGAAAAG ATGAGGCTGTGACAAGCCCTACCTCAGACAGAGCTGCTGTGGCTAAAAAGCGCTTTACTTTACAGGGATTCAGTAACCTCAAAGTTCAGAAAG GATCCCCCTCAAGCCCTGATCACAAGACGAAACGCCAGAGCGATCCCACACCATTCGGCTTCAAAG ATGCAGGTCCTCCCCCCCTCTACCTGAGCAGGGCCAGGTGGTTCAGCACCTCTAGTCTCTTACAGACAAAGTGGAGAG GCTGGAAAAAGGCCTCCCTGTCACTGGATGCCTCAGAGGAGCATGACGGCTATTCCAGTGCCGAGGATCCTCTTAACTCTGACCCAGAGGACGACAACAGCAAGAAGCTG TGTGCCGGCAAATATACAGTGATGGCTGACTATGAGAAGGGCGGCGCTCAAGAGCTCTCAGTGAAGAGCGGAGAAATGGTGCAGCTGGTcaaggaggaggatgatggacAGTG GCTTGTACGTAACCTGAGCACTTCTGTCGAGGGCTGGATCACAGCTGCTAACCTTATCATGCTCATTGGAAAGTCCAAGTCTTGCCAGTCTCTCACCAGCTCAg
- the mcf2lb gene encoding guanine nucleotide exchange factor DBS isoform X8, protein MEQEEKSEQEVDWDSKMGGEEMEDSGFLVEEDVEVALDSGFCMEVDLELSLAGQASPSLARGDRNISVCKGTISNDEIMQLDSSPLCAADITPDLKKQFAFLSGGRGDNGSPIIVFPEFPAFGEITDREFHNVLTYLTSVPSLSSTDVGFILVIDRRQDRWAAVKGTLLRIAGSFPGNLQLVLVLRPTTLLQRTLSDILFKFNKDEFKMKVPVIMLSSITELHSYINRTQLTQELGGAQEYCHEKWISHRTAIEGFALMVKKTAQTLQSFGTELAETELPNDIQATTILMSTHTNKKAKMKDDLLVALGQGSKLLESINEPVVRDPDHNMNQDELENMATVQRLLSQLDETERAFDEFWVRHQTKLEQCLQLRHFEHNYREVRALLDQVSEKLATFSEVGISPAHVDHIFCELTTYEERVCEVLDKALSLAREGDELIQNSHYAEDSIQPKCSELRAISENVCSNLRAKRDHFLKAIELHHCLERASKWVDDGIYLLASQPVDKCQSHEGAELALQELERYLDNAGQNQLTDLSTIWSEYEAVLNQHFRDQVDKVFQKQASMQEMFDKRRVSLKKLAAKQTRPVQPVAPRPEAFIKSPLSSPAHRDQQEKNCSETDPGNNCEKGNGQLQNGDSNSRHASLSEEEENLAVLRRHVMNELLETERAYVEELLCVLQGYASEMDNPAMVHLIPAPLQNKKEVLFGNMPEIYHFHKRTFLRELEQYTDCPELVGRCFLERMTDLQIYEKYCHNKPRSESLWRQCSDCAFFQECQKKLEHKLGLDSYLLKPVQRITKYQLLLKEMLKYSKSCAGTNDLQEALTSILGILKAVNDSMHLIAITGYEGNLSELGKLLMQGSFSVWTEHKKGHAKVKDLARFKPMQRHLFLHEKALLFCKRREENGEGYEKAPSYSFKQSLNMSAVGITENAKGDNKKFEIWCNSREEVYIVQAPTAEVKTTWVNEIRKVLTTQLEACRASQQRAPDQVFQFPPVLSGSVSLSPFKSGQKSFKRGEEKKAEPCSPDANSSSVPKPTGKDEAVTSPTSDRAAVAKKRFTLQGFSNLKVQKGSPSSPDHKTKRQSDPTPFGFKGWKKASLSLDASEEHDGYSSAEDPLNSDPEDDNSKKLCAGKYTVMADYEKGGAQELSVKSGEMVQLVKEEDDGQWLVRNLSTSVEGWITAANLIMLIGKSKSCQSLTSSEGSGSGNLSTSSSCSETYTSFSDIKP, encoded by the exons ATGGAACAAGAGGAGAAGAGTGAACAAGAAGTAGACTGGGACAGTaagatgggaggagaggagatggaaGATTCAGGCTTCTTGGTGGAGGAGGATGTTGAGGTCGCGTTAGACTCTGGGTTTTGCATGGAAGTGGACTTGGAGCTGAGTTTAGCAGGACAG GCTTCACCTTCCTTAGCAAGAGGGGACAGAAACATCTCTGTATGTAAGGGGACCATTTCTAATG ATGAGATCATGCAGCTGGACAGCAGTCCCCTCTGTGCTGCTGACATCACCCCTGACCTCAAGAAGCAGTTTGCCTTCCTTTCAG GAGGTAGAGGAGATAATGGCAGCCCCATCATTGTGTTCCCAGAATTCCCTGCGTTTGGAGAGATCACAGACAGAGAGTTTCACAACGTGCTGACCTACCTGACTAGCGTGCCCAG TTTGTCTTCGACAGACGTGGGTTTCATCTTGGTGATTGATCGCCGGCAAGACCGATGGGCGGCTGTCAAAGGGACCCTGCTTCGTATCGCA GGCTCCTTCCCAGGGAACCTCCAGCTGGTTCTGGTCCTGAGGCCCACCACCCTCCTGCAGCGTACACTCTCAGACATCCTCTTCAAGTTCAACAAGGATGAGTTCAAGATGAAGGTGCCG GTGATCATGCTGAGCTCGATAACTGAGCTGCACTCCTACATCAACCGCACTCAGCTGACCCAGGAACTCGGGGGAGCGCAGGAGTACTGCCATGAGAAGTGGATCTCTCACCGCACT GCTATTGAAGGCTTTGCATTGATGGTAAAGAAAACAGCACAGACCCTGCAGTCGTTTGGGACTGAGCTGGCTGAAACTGAACTCCCCAATGATATCCAGGCCACAACCATCCTGATgagcacacacaccaacaagaAAGCCAAAATGAAG GACGATCTGCTGGTGGCTCTGGGTCAGGGCAGCAAGCTGCTGGAGAGCATCAATGAGCCTGTAGTGCGAGACCCCGACCACAACATGAACCAGGATGAACTGGAGAACATGGCTACAGTGCAACG ACTGCTGTCTCAGCTGGATGAGACAGAAAGGGCTTTCGATGAGTTCTGGGTGAGGCATCAGACCAAACTGGAGCAGTGTCTCCAATTGCGCCACTTTGAGCACAACTACAGAGAG GTGAGGGCTCTGCTGGATCAGGTGTCTGAGAAACTTGCAACCTTCTCTGAGGTGGGAATCAGCCCAGCCCATGTTGACCATATCTTCTGTGAACTCACCACCTATGAGGAGAGAGTCTGT GAGGTGCTGGACAAAGCCTTGTCGTTGGCCCGTGAGGGTGATGAACTGATCCAGAACTCCCACTATGCTGAGGACTCCATTCAGCCCAAATGCAGCGAGCTCAGAGCGATCAGTGAGAATGTGTGCAGCAACCTGAGGGCCAAGAGGGACCACTTCCTCAAAGCCATAGAGCTGCACCATTGTTTGGAGAGG GCTTCTAAATGGGTTGATGATGGTATATACCTGCTGGCGTCTCAGCCAGTAGACAAGTGTCAATCACATGAGGGGGCGGAGTTAGCCCTGCAGGAGCTGGAGCGTTACCTGGATAACGCAGGCCAGAACCAACTGACAGACCTCAGTACCATCTGGAGCGAATATGAGGCAGTGCTCAACCAGCATTTCAGG GACCAAGTGGACAAGGTTTTCCAGAAGCAGGCGTCCATGCAGGAGATGTTTGACAAGAGGAGAGTCAGCCTGAAGAAGCTAGCAGCCAAACAGACCAGGCCGGTGCAGCCGGTGGCTCCCAGACCCGAAGCCTTCATCAAATCCCCTCTCAGCTCGCCTG CACACAGAGACCAGCAGGAGAAAAACTGCTCAGAGACAGACCCTGGGAACAACTGTGAGAAA GGAAACGGCCAACTGCAGAACGGAGACAGTAACAGCAGACATGCCTCTCtatcagaggaggaggagaacctGGCAGTGCTCAGGAG gcaCGTTATGAACGAGCTGCTGGAAACTGAGAGAGCCTATGTGGAGGAGCTGCTCTGTGTATTACAG GGATATGCCTCTGAGATGGATAATCCAGCAATGGTTCACCTCATCCCCGCTCCTTTGCAGAACAAAAAGGAGGTTCTGTTTGGCAACATGCCAGAAATCTACCACTTCCACAAGAG GACATTTCTGAGGGAGTTGGAGCAGTACACCGACTGCCCAGAGTTAGTTGGAAGGTGTTTTTTAGAGAGG ATGACAGACCTGCAGATCTATGAGAAGTACTGTCACAACAAGCCTCGCTCTGAAAGCCTTTGGAGGCAGTGCTCAGACTGCGCCTTCTTCCAG gagtgtCAGAAAAAGCTGGAGCATAAACTAGGTTTAGATTCGTATCTGCTGAAGCCTGTTCAGAGGATTACCAAATATCAGCTGCTACTGAAG GAAATGCTCAAGTACAGTAAGAGCTGTGCAGGGACCAATGACCTCCAGGAGGCACTGACGTCCATCTTAGGCATCCTCAAGGCTGTCAATGACTCCATGCACCTCATCGCTATTACAGGATATGAG GGTAATCTGAGTGAGCTGGGTAAGCTGCTGATGCAGGGGTCATTCAGCGTGTGGACAGAGCACAAGAAAGGTCATGCCAAGGTTAAGGATCTGGCCCGTTTCAAGCCCATGCAGAGGCACCTCTTCCTCCATGAGAAGGCACTGCTCTTCTgcaagaggagggaggagaacgGGGAAGGCTACGAGAAAGCTCCCTCATACAGCTTCAAACAATCTCTGAAT ATGAGTGCTGTTGGCATTACTGAGAATGCAAAGGGAGACAACAAGAAGTTTGAAATCTGGTGCAACTCCAGAGAAGAGGTCTATATTGTTCAG GCGCCAACGGCTGAAGTGAAAACCACTTGGGTAAATGAGATCAGGAAGGTTCTGACAACCCAGCTGGAAGCGTGCAGAG CCAGCCAGCAGAGGGCACCAGACCAGGTTTTCCAGTTCCCTCCTGTGCTCAGTGGATCAGTGAGTCTCAG TCCATTCAAGTCCGGTCAGAAGAGCTTTaaaaggggagaggagaagaaagctGAGCCCTGCAGCCCTGATGCCAACTCCTCTTCTGTACCAAAGCCCACAGGAAAAG ATGAGGCTGTGACAAGCCCTACCTCAGACAGAGCTGCTGTGGCTAAAAAGCGCTTTACTTTACAGGGATTCAGTAACCTCAAAGTTCAGAAAG GATCCCCCTCAAGCCCTGATCACAAGACGAAACGCCAGAGCGATCCCACACCATTCGGCTTCAAAG GCTGGAAAAAGGCCTCCCTGTCACTGGATGCCTCAGAGGAGCATGACGGCTATTCCAGTGCCGAGGATCCTCTTAACTCTGACCCAGAGGACGACAACAGCAAGAAGCTG TGTGCCGGCAAATATACAGTGATGGCTGACTATGAGAAGGGCGGCGCTCAAGAGCTCTCAGTGAAGAGCGGAGAAATGGTGCAGCTGGTcaaggaggaggatgatggacAGTG GCTTGTACGTAACCTGAGCACTTCTGTCGAGGGCTGGATCACAGCTGCTAACCTTATCATGCTCATTGGAAAGTCCAAGTCTTGCCAGTCTCTCACCAGCTCAg